In Neisseriaceae bacterium CLB008, one genomic interval encodes:
- the phbB gene encoding acetoacetyl-CoA reductase: protein MEQKIAVVTGAHGGLGEAMCKALIEQGRKVIGTYYPGAETEAAALAWQKDMQAAGFELALYALDVTDADACVAFYAQAQAEHGPVSILVNNAGITRDAPVKRMKVEQWRAVIDTNLSAMFNMVQPVFDAMCTQGWGRIVNISSLNGEKGQFGQANYAAAKAGVYGLTKSLAQEGARKGVTANAVSPGYIDTPMVRQVPEDILNKIIAGVPVGRLGTPEDISRAVAFLTADDAGFMTGTNLSINGGQYM from the coding sequence ATGGAACAAAAAATTGCAGTGGTGACCGGTGCGCACGGTGGTTTGGGCGAAGCTATGTGTAAAGCCTTGATTGAACAAGGCCGTAAAGTGATTGGCACCTATTATCCGGGCGCTGAAACCGAAGCCGCGGCTTTGGCTTGGCAAAAAGACATGCAGGCGGCGGGTTTTGAGCTGGCTCTGTACGCGCTTGACGTGACCGACGCCGATGCCTGTGTGGCGTTTTATGCTCAAGCGCAAGCCGAGCATGGCCCTGTAAGCATCTTGGTGAACAACGCCGGCATTACCCGTGACGCACCAGTGAAGCGCATGAAAGTTGAGCAATGGCGCGCCGTCATCGACACCAACCTAAGCGCCATGTTCAATATGGTTCAGCCCGTGTTTGACGCCATGTGTACTCAAGGCTGGGGCCGCATCGTGAACATTTCTTCTTTAAACGGTGAAAAAGGCCAGTTTGGTCAAGCCAACTATGCTGCGGCTAAAGCGGGCGTATATGGCTTAACCAAATCTTTGGCGCAAGAGGGCGCACGTAAAGGCGTGACCGCCAACGCCGTGTCTCCTGGCTACATCGACACGCCGATGGTGCGCCAAGTACCGGAAGACATCTTGAACAAGATCATTGCTGGGGTACCTGTAGGCCGTTTGGGCACGCCTGAAGACATTTCACGCGCCGTGGCCTTCTTGACCGCTGACGATGCAGGCTTCATGACCGGTACCAATTTGTCGATTAACGGCGGCCAATACATGTAA
- a CDS encoding malonyl-CoA decarboxylase, translating into MFGRQIEAPKNHPQGELKMSNTSISLFDKALKSWLPKSWRGQEGAAVLSASSTLSPNLDGKDIETLRQWIDSCLAKDGCQVTARSRAATLGTHFLHLSDVGRLRFLRLLAQNDYGVEEDKVQAAITAWQNCSVGGACAEPESRVAAEEALRQALEPRRIKLLKQFNGLQSGVKFLVDLRAEVLRLRKKHPELAPLEVDLKSLLSSWFDIGLLQLEQIGWHSSAETLEKLIAYEAVHTIKSWKDLKNRLDSDRRCFAFFHPNMPKEPLIFVEVALVNGIADSVQKLLDEEAPLEDLNKADTAIFYSISNAQMGLAGISFGNFLIKQVVQELREEFAQLKNFATLSPIPGFNRWLAQQDADTLMTLPGGKEWLALQDNEAGGGAKVTKAKPKKVAKGEDPKKEALLRLVAHYLSVEKRGGKTAKDPVAHFHLSNGAQLCQINWQADTSDKGEKEAAGMMVNYLYELPKIEARSQQYSERGTVALSRPVQKLLK; encoded by the coding sequence ATGTTCGGTCGACAGATCGAAGCGCCAAAGAATCACCCACAGGGAGAACTCAAAATGAGCAATACGTCGATTAGCCTATTTGATAAAGCGTTAAAGAGCTGGCTGCCTAAGAGCTGGCGAGGCCAGGAGGGTGCGGCGGTGCTGAGCGCCTCTTCAACGCTGTCGCCTAATCTTGACGGTAAAGACATTGAGACCCTGCGCCAGTGGATCGACAGCTGTTTGGCTAAAGATGGCTGCCAGGTGACGGCACGCTCTCGTGCGGCCACCTTGGGCACGCATTTCTTACATTTGAGCGACGTCGGTCGACTGCGTTTTTTACGCCTTTTGGCCCAAAACGACTATGGCGTGGAAGAAGATAAGGTTCAGGCCGCCATCACCGCATGGCAAAACTGTAGCGTGGGCGGGGCCTGTGCCGAGCCTGAAAGCAGAGTGGCCGCAGAAGAAGCCTTGCGCCAAGCTTTAGAACCACGTCGGATTAAGCTGTTGAAACAGTTTAACGGCCTCCAGTCTGGGGTAAAGTTTTTAGTTGACCTGCGTGCAGAAGTGTTGCGTTTACGTAAAAAGCATCCAGAGCTGGCGCCTTTAGAAGTGGATTTAAAAAGCCTGCTCAGCAGCTGGTTTGATATTGGCCTGTTACAGCTAGAGCAGATCGGCTGGCATTCCAGCGCCGAAACCCTAGAAAAGCTGATTGCCTACGAAGCAGTTCACACGATTAAAAGCTGGAAGGATTTAAAAAATCGCTTGGATTCTGATCGCCGCTGCTTTGCTTTCTTCCACCCCAATATGCCAAAAGAGCCATTGATTTTTGTGGAAGTGGCCTTGGTGAACGGGATTGCCGATAGCGTGCAAAAGTTGTTGGATGAAGAAGCCCCTTTAGAGGATTTGAATAAGGCCGATACGGCGATTTTCTATTCGATATCCAATGCGCAAATGGGCTTAGCGGGCATCAGCTTTGGTAATTTTTTGATCAAACAAGTGGTGCAAGAGCTGCGTGAAGAGTTTGCGCAATTGAAAAACTTCGCCACCTTGTCGCCGATTCCAGGTTTTAACCGTTGGTTGGCGCAGCAAGATGCCGACACATTGATGACTTTGCCCGGCGGTAAGGAATGGCTGGCGTTGCAAGACAACGAAGCCGGTGGCGGTGCCAAAGTCACCAAGGCGAAACCTAAAAAGGTAGCTAAGGGCGAAGACCCTAAAAAAGAAGCCTTGCTGCGGCTGGTGGCGCACTACCTCAGCGTAGAGAAGCGCGGGGGCAAAACGGCTAAAGACCCTGTGGCTCATTTTCACCTCAGTAACGGCGCCCAGCTGTGTCAAATCAACTGGCAGGCCGATACGTCGGACAAAGGCGAGAAAGAGGCTGCCGGCATGATGGTTAACTATTTATATGAGCTGCCAAAAATTGAAGCGCGCAGCCAGCAGTATTCTGAACGAGGCACCGTGGCGCTGTCGCGTCCAGTGCAAAAATTACTCAAGTAG
- a CDS encoding MaoC family dehydratase has product MTNLHGYYLEDLTVGMSAAYAKTITDADVVLFAGVTGDDNPVHINAEYAETTRFGQRIVHGMFSAGLISAVLGTRLPGPGAIYVDQQLSFKAPVHIGDTVTATATVIEIDTERRRVKLETVCTVKGQVVATGVATNMVDRRPKEA; this is encoded by the coding sequence ATGACAAATCTACATGGTTACTATTTAGAAGACTTAACAGTTGGCATGAGCGCTGCCTACGCCAAAACCATTACCGACGCGGACGTGGTGCTGTTTGCCGGCGTCACCGGTGACGACAATCCTGTTCACATCAATGCCGAATACGCCGAGACCACTCGCTTTGGTCAACGCATCGTGCACGGCATGTTCAGCGCTGGCTTGATTTCTGCCGTTTTAGGCACACGCCTGCCTGGCCCTGGCGCCATCTATGTGGATCAACAGCTCAGCTTTAAGGCTCCGGTACACATTGGCGACACCGTCACCGCCACCGCCACCGTGATTGAGATCGACACCGAACGTCGTCGCGTGAAATTAGAAACCGTGTGCACGGTCAAAGGCCAAGTGGTCGCCACCGGCGTGGCCACCAATATGGTGGATCGTCGTCCGAAAGAAGCTTAA
- a CDS encoding isochorismatase family protein, producing the protein MLVNVQDSALLVIDVQGRLLGGIHQSEALVQKCQALITLAQALDVPVLGSEQYPQGLGHSAEPLVELLGQDAFVGKTVFSCAESTEFCDRLAKTAKNSVILCGMEAQACIIQTAFGFLAQGKTVYVVADAISARNPLETELACQRMRAAGIHIITAEMLGFEWVRDSSHPQFKLFSKLLLR; encoded by the coding sequence ATGTTAGTCAACGTACAAGACAGCGCCTTATTGGTCATCGACGTGCAAGGCCGACTATTGGGCGGCATTCACCAAAGCGAAGCCTTGGTGCAAAAATGCCAGGCATTGATCACCCTAGCCCAGGCCCTAGATGTACCTGTTTTAGGCTCAGAGCAATACCCACAAGGCCTAGGCCACAGCGCAGAGCCCTTGGTTGAGCTATTAGGTCAAGACGCCTTCGTCGGCAAAACCGTGTTTTCCTGCGCCGAATCCACTGAATTTTGCGACCGCTTGGCCAAAACCGCTAAAAACAGCGTGATTTTATGCGGCATGGAAGCCCAAGCCTGCATCATTCAAACCGCCTTTGGCTTCTTAGCACAGGGTAAAACCGTCTACGTGGTGGCCGATGCCATCTCGGCGCGTAACCCTCTAGAAACCGAGCTGGCCTGTCAACGCATGCGCGCTGCCGGCATCCACATCATCACGGCTGAAATGCTGGGCTTTGAGTGGGTGCGCGACTCCAGCCACCCTCAGTTTAAGCTGTTCAGCAAACTGCTGTTACGTTAA
- a CDS encoding PAS domain S-box protein, whose product MYTLPFRQLSSLNMLSMAQQTKLTALADETERNRMLAEMAEQSTDMISRHTPDRGCFIYASPAITHLLGYSVEEIIGVSAYDLYHPDDVENFKRRTRNVNYSRGLYTHTYRFRSKSGEYIWLESTSRTIRDKHSGEIKEILVVSRDISHRILADQTNRRLVQVMESTSDMVIFASLQHRVKYINEAARNTLSLHHKQPENLELSELFPEADYQQLLQHALVKASLHGSWRGELSMRQLNSSVAIPVSIEVLAHMSMTAELDYFSLVAHDLTEARAAEAKLTQYQTEINHAGRMVAMGELASSLAHELNQPLTAIVNYLRGIERRFGQEANIAWADVEYPIKKATATALRAGEIIHRMMDFTRQREPFKKELFGLGDVIEDLVEFCHPKAKRQHVRFETTVPADIPLVETDRIQVEQVLLNLMVNAIEAYADCPDGRDKVIQITVSQYDTAHLQVQVKDFGMGLPAEADKVFERFFTTKSSGLGIGLAISRSLIEALGGELWAQNNPEGGTSFYFTLMTSI is encoded by the coding sequence ATGTATACTCTCCCGTTCCGACAACTCAGTTCTTTGAACATGTTGAGCATGGCACAGCAGACCAAACTGACGGCCTTAGCCGACGAAACCGAACGCAACCGCATGCTGGCAGAAATGGCCGAACAATCGACCGACATGATTTCTCGCCACACACCTGACCGTGGCTGCTTTATTTACGCCTCTCCGGCCATCACCCACTTATTGGGCTACAGCGTGGAGGAAATCATCGGCGTATCTGCCTACGATTTATATCATCCTGACGACGTCGAAAACTTTAAACGCCGCACCCGCAACGTCAACTACAGCCGCGGCCTGTATACCCATACCTATCGGTTTCGCAGTAAAAGCGGCGAATACATTTGGCTAGAAAGCACCAGCCGCACCATTCGCGACAAGCACAGCGGCGAAATCAAAGAAATCCTGGTGGTGTCACGCGACATCAGCCACCGTATTTTGGCCGACCAGACCAACCGCCGACTGGTTCAAGTCATGGAAAGCACCAGCGACATGGTGATTTTTGCATCTTTGCAGCATCGGGTTAAATACATCAACGAAGCCGCCCGCAACACCTTATCGCTCCACCACAAGCAGCCAGAAAACCTCGAACTGAGTGAATTATTCCCCGAGGCCGACTATCAGCAGCTACTGCAACACGCCCTAGTTAAAGCCAGCCTACACGGCAGCTGGCGCGGCGAACTCTCGATGCGCCAGCTGAATTCAAGCGTGGCCATCCCCGTTTCTATAGAGGTTTTGGCGCATATGTCGATGACGGCCGAGCTGGACTATTTTTCCCTCGTTGCCCACGACTTAACCGAGGCCCGTGCCGCCGAGGCCAAGCTGACCCAATACCAAACAGAGATCAACCACGCCGGCCGCATGGTGGCCATGGGCGAACTCGCATCGAGCCTAGCGCATGAGCTGAATCAGCCGCTCACCGCCATCGTCAATTATCTGCGGGGCATCGAACGGCGTTTTGGCCAAGAGGCCAATATTGCTTGGGCCGATGTGGAATATCCAATCAAAAAAGCCACCGCTACGGCGCTGCGCGCTGGCGAAATAATTCACCGCATGATGGACTTCACCCGCCAACGCGAACCATTTAAAAAAGAGCTGTTCGGCCTCGGCGACGTCATCGAAGATTTAGTCGAATTTTGCCACCCCAAGGCCAAACGCCAGCACGTCCGCTTTGAAACCACGGTACCGGCCGACATCCCCCTAGTCGAAACCGACCGCATTCAGGTCGAACAAGTGTTGCTCAATCTGATGGTCAACGCCATCGAAGCCTACGCCGACTGCCCAGACGGTCGCGATAAAGTCATCCAAATCACCGTCAGCCAATACGACACCGCCCATCTTCAGGTACAGGTCAAAGATTTTGGCATGGGCCTACCGGCTGAAGCCGACAAAGTGTTTGAGCGCTTTTTCACCACTAAATCCTCAGGTCTGGGCATAGGCTTGGCCATCAGCCGCTCGCTGATCGAGGCATTGGGGGGCGAACTGTGGGCGCAAAACAACCCCGAAGGCGGCACTAGCTTTTACTTTACTTTAATGACCAGCATTTAA
- a CDS encoding response regulator transcription factor, which produces MNPADTPQRVYIIDDDVDVRDSLKWLLNSVHLDVVCFDNAQDFLEQCPSDAEGCIIMDLRMPGLSGINAQKNLAKYHIDLPLIMISAHGSIDTAVTALQQGALTFLEKPFDDQVLIDHVQMALTQDKAHKASVHEKQALKARYNTLTKREKEVFQHVVRGLSNQETADALGVNRKTVEGHRANMIAKMASPSLADLVQAAVALELL; this is translated from the coding sequence ATGAATCCAGCAGACACCCCGCAACGCGTGTACATCATCGACGATGATGTAGATGTGCGCGATTCGCTTAAATGGTTGCTTAATTCCGTCCATTTAGACGTCGTGTGCTTTGACAATGCCCAAGATTTTCTGGAGCAATGCCCAAGCGACGCCGAAGGCTGTATCATCATGGATTTACGCATGCCGGGCTTAAGCGGCATCAACGCGCAAAAAAATCTGGCCAAATACCACATCGACCTGCCGCTGATCATGATTTCTGCTCATGGCAGCATCGACACCGCCGTCACCGCCTTACAGCAAGGCGCGCTGACCTTTTTAGAAAAACCCTTCGACGACCAAGTGTTGATCGACCACGTTCAGATGGCCTTAACGCAAGACAAAGCGCACAAAGCCAGCGTGCACGAAAAACAGGCCTTAAAAGCCCGCTACAACACCTTGACCAAGCGTGAAAAAGAAGTGTTCCAACACGTGGTGCGCGGCCTGTCCAATCAGGAAACCGCCGACGCCCTAGGCGTCAACCGTAAAACCGTTGAAGGTCACCGCGCCAATATGATCGCCAAAATGGCCTCGCCCTCTTTGGCCGATCTGGTTCAAGCGGCGGTCGCCCTCGAGCTACTCTAG
- a CDS encoding O-acetyl-ADP-ribose deacetylase has protein sequence MGTVQVCLGDITQMKVDAIVNAANTSLLGGGGVDGAIHRAGGPAILAECHAIRAKQGGCAVGEAVITTAGLLPAHHVIHTVGPVWQGGQQQEAALLRQAYDNCFAVAAAHGLKSLAFPNISTGVYRFPKPEAARIAWAAMTENLRRYPEIETVWAVCFDEENWALYEALAARPLPS, from the coding sequence ATGGGGACGGTACAAGTGTGCTTGGGCGACATAACCCAGATGAAGGTAGACGCAATCGTGAATGCGGCCAATACGTCTTTATTGGGCGGTGGTGGCGTTGATGGTGCGATTCACCGCGCTGGCGGGCCAGCGATTTTGGCCGAGTGCCATGCGATTCGCGCCAAACAGGGCGGCTGTGCCGTGGGCGAGGCGGTGATCACTACGGCGGGGCTGTTGCCGGCGCATCATGTGATTCACACGGTAGGCCCTGTATGGCAGGGTGGTCAGCAACAGGAGGCGGCCTTATTGCGCCAAGCCTACGACAATTGCTTTGCCGTGGCGGCAGCGCATGGCTTGAAGTCGTTGGCGTTTCCCAATATCAGCACCGGCGTGTATCGCTTTCCTAAGCCTGAAGCCGCACGCATTGCGTGGGCGGCGATGACGGAAAACCTGCGTCGTTATCCTGAGATTGAGACGGTTTGGGCGGTGTGCTTTGATGAAGAAAATTGGGCGCTGTACGAGGCGCTGGCGGCAAGGCCTTTGCCGTCCTAA
- a CDS encoding HIT family protein: MSYDSNNIFAKIIRGEAPSFKVYEDEHTYVLMDIMPQSTGHTLILTKEPAVTLFELSTEGAQACIATAKKIAPALMAVTGAQGLTMCQFNGAVAGQTVDHVHYHLIPRYEGESMNLHAKEVGDLDAIKALGEQIAAAIAA, from the coding sequence ATGAGCTACGACAGCAATAATATTTTCGCCAAAATCATCCGCGGCGAAGCCCCCTCTTTTAAAGTCTATGAAGACGAGCACACTTATGTGCTCATGGACATCATGCCGCAATCCACAGGCCACACGCTCATCCTGACCAAAGAGCCTGCCGTGACCCTGTTTGAACTGTCGACCGAAGGCGCCCAAGCCTGCATTGCCACCGCCAAAAAAATCGCCCCGGCGTTGATGGCCGTCACCGGTGCCCAAGGCTTAACCATGTGCCAGTTTAATGGTGCAGTAGCCGGCCAAACCGTCGACCACGTCCATTATCATTTAATTCCCCGCTATGAAGGCGAAAGCATGAACCTACATGCCAAAGAAGTAGGCGATCTAGACGCCATCAAGGCCTTAGGCGAACAAATCGCCGCCGCCATCGCCGCTTAA
- the proP gene encoding glycine betaine/L-proline transporter ProP, whose product MRKKKKAVPMHINDITIIENQKLKKAITAAALGNAMEWFDFGVYGFLAYVLGKVFFPDASPSVQLVASLATFSVPFLVRPLGGVVFGILGDRLGRQKVLAVTIIIMSVSTFAIGLIPSYASIGIWAPILLLIAKLAQGFSVGGEYTGAAVFVAEYAPDNRRGFLGSWLDFGSIAGFVLGAGVVVLISAIVGEQDFEAWGWRIPFFIAGPLGLIGLYLRHALEETPAFQQHVDQLTEDDKRNIKAPAKISFKEVVRNNWQGLLVCVGLVIATNVTYYMLLTYMPSYLSHNLHYSADHGVLIIIAIMCGMLFVQPIIGLLSDRFGRKPFVIGGSLGLLLLSIPCFYLINSGSVGLIFLGLLLLAVMLNCFTGVVASILPAIFPTAIRYSAMAIAFNISVLVAGFTPTAIAWLVEATQNLYMPAYYLMVVAVIGLITGLRMIETANKPLKGATPAASSKEEAREILQAHYDHIEGRIENIDEEIERLQKKRATLVDQHPEINH is encoded by the coding sequence ATGCGTAAGAAGAAAAAAGCAGTACCGATGCACATCAATGATATTACCATCATTGAAAATCAAAAATTAAAGAAGGCCATTACCGCCGCTGCACTGGGTAATGCCATGGAGTGGTTCGACTTTGGGGTGTATGGCTTCTTAGCCTACGTCTTGGGTAAGGTGTTTTTCCCAGACGCTAGCCCCAGCGTCCAACTGGTGGCGTCATTGGCCACGTTTTCGGTGCCGTTTTTGGTCCGGCCTTTGGGCGGGGTGGTGTTTGGGATCTTGGGCGATCGGCTCGGGCGGCAGAAGGTTTTGGCCGTCACCATCATCATCATGTCGGTCAGTACCTTCGCGATTGGCTTGATCCCTTCCTATGCCAGTATTGGCATCTGGGCGCCGATATTGCTGTTAATCGCCAAGCTGGCGCAGGGCTTTTCGGTGGGGGGCGAGTACACGGGCGCGGCAGTGTTTGTGGCCGAATACGCGCCGGACAATCGACGCGGCTTCTTGGGTAGCTGGTTGGATTTTGGTTCGATCGCCGGCTTTGTGCTTGGCGCCGGTGTGGTGGTGTTGATTTCTGCCATCGTGGGCGAGCAAGATTTTGAAGCCTGGGGTTGGCGCATCCCGTTCTTTATTGCCGGGCCTTTGGGCTTGATTGGCCTGTATTTACGCCATGCGCTGGAAGAAACGCCGGCGTTTCAGCAACACGTTGATCAACTCACTGAAGACGACAAACGCAATATTAAAGCGCCAGCGAAAATTTCGTTTAAAGAGGTGGTGCGCAATAACTGGCAAGGCTTATTGGTGTGCGTGGGCTTGGTAATCGCCACCAACGTGACGTATTACATGCTGTTAACCTATATGCCCAGCTATCTGTCGCATAACCTGCATTATTCTGCTGATCATGGCGTGTTGATCATCATCGCGATCATGTGTGGCATGCTGTTTGTGCAGCCGATTATTGGCCTGTTGAGCGACCGCTTTGGCCGTAAGCCCTTTGTGATTGGCGGCAGCTTGGGCCTGTTGCTGCTGTCGATTCCGTGTTTTTATCTGATTAACAGCGGTTCAGTAGGCTTGATTTTCTTGGGCTTATTGCTGTTGGCGGTGATGCTGAACTGTTTTACGGGCGTGGTGGCGTCGATTTTGCCGGCCATTTTCCCGACGGCGATTCGCTACAGCGCCATGGCCATTGCGTTTAATATTTCGGTCTTGGTGGCGGGCTTTACGCCGACGGCGATCGCCTGGCTGGTGGAAGCAACGCAAAACCTCTACATGCCGGCCTATTATTTAATGGTGGTGGCGGTGATCGGCTTGATTACGGGCCTACGCATGATTGAAACCGCCAATAAACCCCTAAAAGGGGCCACGCCGGCGGCGTCGAGTAAGGAAGAAGCGCGCGAGATTTTACAGGCGCATTACGACCACATCGAAGGCCGAATCGAAAACATCGATGAGGAGATTGAGCGCTTGCAGAAAAAACGGGCCACTTTGGTGGATCAGCATCCAGAGATCAACCATTAA
- a CDS encoding RidA family protein, with the protein MSDLNAVLARNTAHAPTDLGLQSQTVAFSHYNHLSAQLPIDPQSGQLVAGGIKAQAAQCLHNIKAIVEGIDHVMSDVVRLTIFVTNIKDLDLVDEVYQTFFSSYVPTRTTVAVDALPMGALVQIEALLSNGEGTIPNAPQAGDLIKLGNNTAHAPLCRLSTQAVAFSHYNHLTAQLPIDPKSGRVIAGDVNTQTAQCLKNIKAILESLDVPFDDIVKTSVFLKDLADLDAVNEAYRTFFPDSAIARAVAYVPARTVIAAADLPMGAWVQIEAIVSHGDGTPPQAVEDRHGLIIEAHNTPQAPINALATQTVVFSHYNHVSAQLPIDPQSGRLVEGGIKAQTEQCLNNIKAIVESIGHAMSDVVKVNLYVKNLADMDAVNAVYQGFFPGGIPARRVVGVGAMLHDALIQIEVVVSNAEGTPPTV; encoded by the coding sequence GTGAGCGATTTAAATGCAGTCTTGGCAAGAAATACGGCACATGCGCCAACAGACCTTGGCCTCCAGTCACAAACGGTGGCCTTTTCTCATTACAATCACCTATCCGCCCAGCTGCCGATTGACCCTCAATCGGGTCAGTTGGTGGCGGGCGGTATTAAAGCGCAGGCGGCGCAATGTTTACACAATATTAAAGCCATTGTTGAGGGTATTGATCATGTGATGAGCGATGTGGTTCGGCTGACCATATTTGTGACCAATATCAAAGATCTAGACCTTGTTGATGAGGTGTATCAAACGTTTTTTTCCAGCTATGTGCCGACGCGCACCACCGTAGCGGTGGATGCCTTGCCTATGGGCGCCTTGGTGCAAATTGAGGCGCTGTTGTCCAATGGTGAGGGCACGATTCCGAATGCGCCCCAGGCGGGTGACTTAATTAAGCTGGGGAACAACACTGCCCATGCGCCTCTTTGTCGGCTGTCGACGCAGGCGGTGGCGTTTTCACATTACAATCATCTGACGGCGCAGCTGCCGATCGACCCTAAGTCTGGACGGGTGATTGCTGGCGACGTGAACACGCAAACGGCTCAGTGTTTAAAGAATATTAAAGCGATTCTGGAAAGCCTAGACGTGCCTTTTGACGACATCGTCAAAACCAGTGTGTTTCTGAAAGACCTCGCTGACCTTGACGCTGTGAATGAGGCATACCGCACGTTTTTTCCTGACTCTGCGATTGCCCGAGCCGTGGCCTATGTGCCGGCGCGTACCGTGATTGCGGCGGCGGATTTGCCCATGGGGGCCTGGGTGCAGATTGAGGCGATCGTGTCGCATGGCGACGGTACGCCACCGCAGGCGGTAGAAGACCGACACGGGCTGATCATCGAGGCGCACAATACGCCTCAAGCGCCGATCAATGCGCTGGCCACGCAAACGGTGGTGTTCTCCCACTACAATCATGTGTCGGCCCAGCTGCCGATTGATCCTCAATCAGGCCGCTTAGTCGAAGGCGGGATAAAGGCGCAGACAGAGCAGTGCTTGAATAACATCAAGGCCATTGTAGAAAGCATCGGTCATGCCATGAGCGACGTGGTTAAAGTGAATCTGTATGTGAAAAACCTTGCCGATATGGATGCGGTGAACGCGGTGTACCAAGGTTTTTTCCCCGGCGGTATCCCAGCGCGACGGGTGGTGGGCGTGGGCGCCATGCTTCATGATGCCTTGATTCAAATAGAAGTGGTGGTGTCGAATGCGGAAGGCACGCCGCCAACCGTGTGA
- a CDS encoding class II aldolase/adducin family protein encodes MSLSYEQQVSAAEWQARCDLAALYRLMAYYRMTDLIDTHISLRVPGEPHHFLINHYGVTFNQMKASDLVKIDEEGRIVSDLDRHKTVNPAGFVIHSAIHAARADVHCVVHTHTADGIAVSTQAQGLLPISQHALKFYGKLSYHPYEGIALCTDERVRLVQDLGDNQAMILANHGLLAVGGTVYEAFNQIYFLEAACQIQNKALAGGQALIYPSEAVCLKTAQQHLSDYDVYVRQCWDAAVSLLNQAADYCR; translated from the coding sequence GTGAGCTTAAGCTATGAACAACAGGTCAGTGCGGCTGAATGGCAGGCGCGCTGTGATTTAGCGGCGCTGTATCGGCTGATGGCCTATTACCGCATGACCGACCTCATCGACACCCACATCAGCCTCAGGGTGCCGGGCGAGCCCCATCATTTTTTGATCAACCATTATGGGGTGACCTTTAATCAAATGAAGGCTTCTGATCTGGTTAAAATCGACGAAGAAGGGCGGATCGTGTCGGATTTGGATCGCCATAAAACAGTCAATCCTGCCGGTTTTGTGATCCATTCGGCGATTCATGCGGCCCGCGCCGACGTGCATTGCGTGGTGCACACGCATACCGCTGATGGCATTGCGGTGTCGACCCAAGCGCAGGGGCTGCTGCCGATTAGTCAACATGCGCTGAAGTTTTACGGCAAGCTGTCGTATCATCCGTATGAAGGCATTGCGCTGTGCACCGATGAGCGGGTGCGCTTAGTGCAAGACCTAGGCGATAATCAGGCCATGATTTTAGCCAACCACGGGCTGTTGGCGGTAGGCGGAACGGTATACGAAGCGTTTAATCAAATCTACTTTTTAGAAGCCGCTTGCCAAATCCAGAATAAGGCGTTAGCAGGAGGGCAGGCGCTGATTTATCCGAGCGAGGCAGTGTGTCTTAAAACCGCGCAGCAGCATTTGAGCGACTATGATGTGTATGTGCGCCAGTGCTGGGATGCGGCGGTGTCGTTATTGAATCAGGCGGCGGACTATTGTCGTTAG
- a CDS encoding SDR family NAD(P)-dependent oxidoreductase, with product MKTKCLLLTGASRGIGHATVKAFEQAGWRVLTISRQPFAENCRWAQGKENHIQADLEDLARIEDIAALVRSKLPDGELAALVNNAGISPKNAAGDKLDVQGTDAETWTRVLNVNLVSTALLVRALLPELIKAKGAVVNVTSIVGSRVHPFAGVAYAASKAGLAALTREMAFEFGGMGVRVNAIAPGEISTNILSPGTDALVASEVPMRRLGTPSEVAQTIVFLCSEASSYINGAEIHINGGQHV from the coding sequence ATGAAAACCAAGTGTTTATTGTTAACCGGCGCGAGCCGCGGCATCGGCCACGCCACGGTTAAGGCGTTTGAGCAGGCTGGGTGGCGGGTTTTGACCATTTCACGCCAGCCGTTTGCCGAAAACTGCCGCTGGGCCCAAGGTAAAGAAAACCACATTCAGGCTGATTTAGAAGACTTAGCCCGCATTGAAGATATTGCGGCCTTGGTGCGCAGTAAGCTGCCCGATGGTGAGCTGGCGGCCTTGGTGAACAACGCCGGCATTTCGCCTAAAAATGCCGCCGGCGATAAGCTCGACGTGCAGGGCACGGATGCCGAAACCTGGACGCGGGTATTGAATGTGAATCTGGTGTCGACGGCGCTGCTGGTGCGGGCTTTGCTGCCCGAGTTAATCAAGGCGAAGGGGGCGGTGGTGAACGTGACGTCGATTGTGGGGTCGCGCGTGCATCCGTTTGCCGGCGTGGCCTATGCGGCTTCAAAGGCTGGTTTAGCGGCGCTGACGCGAGAAATGGCGTTTGAGTTTGGGGGCATGGGCGTGCGGGTCAATGCCATTGCCCCTGGCGAAATCAGCACCAATATTTTATCGCCGGGCACCGATGCCTTGGTGGCCAGTGAGGTGCCGATGCGGCGCTTAGGCACGCCGTCTGAAGTAGCGCAAACGATTGTGTTTCTGTGTTCGGAGGCGTCGTCATACATCAATGGCGCTGAGATCCACATCAACGGCGGCCAGCATGTGTGA